A region of the Oligoflexus sp. genome:
CCATGAAACCTTGAAACCGAACGGCAGCCTGAGCTCGTCGAGCGCCCATGCGGGCCTTGCGGCTTCCTTTACGGGCCTTGCGTCCGGCGACTCCAAGGGCTCGTCTGCCTCCCTTGACTATGCTCTGTCCCAGCACCTCTTCAAATCCGACAAAGTCCTCCGCGTGGGCTGCTTTCTTTCCTATAATGCAGCCCAGGGCCTTGATGATACGCCCAGCGAAATCTGCTATTCCGGTGCCGGTGATAGCAATCGCCTGAGCGTCATCGCTCATCCGCAGAAATCCTTTGATAAAGCCTTCGCCGCTTTTACCTCAAGCGCTCCGACGGCTGAGGAGACCTCGAAGAAGCAGGCCGAGGAAAACATCAATAACCTCGTCAAAAAGCAACTCGCACGGCTGGAAAAGCGTCTGAAGGGGGATGAACTGAACCTCCTTCTGAAGCATCAGCAGACGATCGAAGGTCTGGGCAAAGGCGTCAATGCCTTCACCTGCCAGGCGAAGCCCAGCATCAATACTGCAGGGTTCACAGCGGCGGAAGCATCCATGGCGACGCTGACGCAAAGACAAGCGGATGTTGTGGCTGCGGCCCTGGCCTGCGGAACAGTGTCTCTCGCCAGCATCGAAATCATGTCGCGCTCACACGGTAGTTACAATATGAGCACCGTGATTAAAAATGATGCCCTGACGCAGATCAAGGATCCTTCCGCCCTTTTGAATTCCACCAACTTCCATAATGATGTGGCTCATAAACTGAACACGGAAGGCAACTTCAATACCGAGGAACAGCGGGCTTTTAATCAATCGCAGCGATGGTATATGGAACAGATCGCCTATATTTTAGGCCAGCTCGATGCACGCGGCATACTCGACAGCACAGTCGTGATGATTGGCACGGAAATGGGCCATCCTCAACACTTTGGTGACGCGGCCGTCTTTATGCTGGCAGGTGGTGGCTTTAAAATGGGCCGTTGGTTTGAACACAAAGCGGAAAAAGTTCAAACTTATCAGCACCGCTGCACACCACACAATCACCTGCTCGTGAATGTCGCTCAAAGATTCGGCATGACCGCCAACACCTTCGGCGACAACCGCTTTACGGGTGGCCTTCCGGCTGATACACGCGGGCAAATGCTTGAGCCCATCGCGTGAGCTAAAGAAAAAGTAAAGTTTGTTAAGCTGAATAACTATGTTAACTTAAAAGTAGACAGCAGTTCACACAGCTCTCAAAGACGGCTTCAAGCATGGATTTTGCTTGAGGCCTCGTTCATTCATGGAGGAAAGGACATTGAGAGATCAACTTCGACGAATTCCCCCGATCGGTCTTGTCGCTCTTGCGCTCCTGACGGGTTGCCTGCAAAAGCAGGAGCCGGAAGTCAGCAAAAGAACGTCCGAAGCGGGTTCCGAGGAACCCACAGATGATGAAGAGCCCCGTCTTTTGGCTGAACCCACCCTGAATCCTTCCGCGATAAGGGCCAACCTGGAAAAGATTTTTGCCAAGGAATCGAGCTGCGCGGAAACCCCGACTGTCAGCAGCAAGCGTCAGCTGCGTTTGCTCACGCGCGATGAATACAATCGTTCGGTAAATGATGTCTTTCGCCTCTATGCGGACTACCGCGGTGCGATCCCTGTGGAACAAAAGGTGTTGGGATTTAGCAACAACTCGCAGTTCGCCTTGGTGAGTTCGGATCATGCGTCAGCCTATGATAAAACGGCCAAGGAACTGGCCCAGCAGATCGTTGGCAGGGAATGGAATCGGCTCATCGGCTGCCCCGTCACGGATGGGGCTGCATGCGCCGAGAAGTTTATTCGTGCGTATGGCCCTAAGATCTGGCGTCGGCCTTTGGCAGAAGATGAGGTCAAGGGACTGCTTCGCGTGCATCAGGTCGGCAGCGAGATCAGTGCGACGGCGGGCATGGAGCTGCTCGTTCGTGGACTTTTAACGTCACCGCATTTTCTTTACCGCAGTGAAACCGGCGAGAATGGAAAGCTGACCGCCTTTGAAATGGCGAGTGCGCTGTCCTACTTTTTCTGGGGCAGCACCCCGGATGATGAACTTCTGAAGCTGGCCGGCACAGGCGAGCTTTTGCAAGACGAAACCCTCGTGGCCCAGGCGCGGCGACTTTTGCAGGATAATAGAGCCAAGGAAGGCATGAAGGCCTTTGCGAACGCCTGGCTCAATTATTCGGCCGTCCTGAGCGTGAATAAGGACGCCTCGCGTTATCCGAACTTTGATTACTCCGTACGCACCGGCATGGCCCGCGAAACCGAGGACTTCTTTGATTTCGTGGTGCGCAGAAAGCAGGCCGGTTTCACCGAGCTTTTCACGGCGAATTACAGTTTCGGTGATCCGCGTCTCGCCGATTTCTACCAGGCTCAGCTGAGTCCTGAAGGTGACCTTCAAAAGATGACATTTCCCGGTCAGCCCCGCCTTGGAATTTTAGGTCACGGCAGTGTCCTGGCGTCCCTCGCCTACGCGACCGAAACCGGGCCGATTCAAAGAGGCAAGTTCGTACGCGAGCATATCCTCTGCGATATGCTCATGCCGCCACCACCCGACCTTATGATTATGGTTCCTGCTCCGAAAGAAGGGGCCACGACGCGGGAACGCTTTGCTGCGCATACAGCGGTCGCCGCCTGCCGCGGCTGCCATGTGAAGATCGATGGTGTGGGCTTCAGCATGGAGGACTTTGATGCTGTAGGACTTTTCCGCAGCATGGATAGCGGAAAACCCGTCGATGCTTCGGGTCAGGTCTTTGCCCTGGATGGGAAAAACGTGGATATCAACGGCGGTCGGGAGCTGAGCCTGGCTCTTGCGACTTCAACCCGAGCCAAACAATGTTTCGTCGTTCAGACCTGGCGCATGGCGCAGGGTCGATTGGAATCAGCGGAGGATGTCTGCAGCCTCAGGCAGCTCTCCAGCACTTTTGTCGAGCAGAACATGAGCCTCGCTCAGCTGCTGATCAAAATGATTACCGATCCATCCTACCTTGAAAGGAGCCGCTGAATGAAAACCTTGCATGCCGAACTCGATCGTCGTCGCCTTTTGCGTTATCTGGGGAATGCAGCTCTCGCGCTGCCCTTTACCCGCGTCCTCTTGGAAGAAAGGCTCTTCGGAGCGACTCCGGCCAAACGCGCGCTTATGATTTATTTTCCGGACGGTATCATCAAGGAACGCTGGCATCCCACGGGCAGCGGCCGTGATTTTGAATTCCAGCCGATGACGGCGCCTTTGAAAGCGGTGCGGGATGATGTCATCCTCGTGAAGAATGTGAACTATGCAACGGAAGGCAGCCATGAAGGGGGCGCGGCCTATATTCTTTCCGGTGTGAAAGGCCATAGCGGAGGCATCAGCCTCGACACCTATCTGGGCGAAAAGTTCAAATCGAATGTAATCCTGCCCGTCGTGCGCCTGGGTGTGGGTGCCAACTTTCAGACCGGCTCGCACATCTCCTATTTTGCCCCGGGTTCGGCCTCGCCGATCGAGGATAATCCTGCCAAAGCCTTTTATAATATCTTCGGTGGCGCCAGCGGGTCCGCCGATCCTGTGACCAAAAACAAGCTTCTGGCCGCCGAGATGAGCATCCTCGACCTTTCGATGAATGACATCAAAGGTCTTCAGAATAAGCTCGGCAGCGTGGAAAAACAAAAGCTCGATGTGCACCTGGAAGCTCTGCGCGAACTTGAACGACGCGTGCAGAGCGCAGCCGGTGGCCCCGTTGCAGGCGCCTGCACCAAAGAGGTGGATATGCGGGGCCTGAGCTTTCCGCAGCCGGATCACACTTATCCACCCGGGCCGCACAAGAACGAATACTTTGCCGTCATCGGCGATATCATGACCGATCTTGCCGTTCAGGTGCTGGCCTGCGGCGTGACCAATGTCCTTTATTTCCAGTGGTCTCACCCTGTCAGCCCCACAGCCTTTAATTTCCCAGGCGGCGTGGATGTCGCGCGCGGGCATCATGATATCTCGCATTACGGGGATTTGAATGGCAGCGGCGCTCAGGATTTCATCAAGGCCCAGGCCTGGTATACGGATCGAATCGCCAAACTCCTGGGTCGTCTGAAGGCCATCAAGGAAGGCGATCAGTCGCTGCTTTACAATACAGCGGCCATGGCCCTGACCGAGATTGCCGATTCCAACCTGCATGACTTTAAAAATGTGGGACTGATCCTGGCGGGACAGGCCGGTGGCAATTGGAACACAGGACGCTGTCTGGATGGTTTGGGAGCCAGCCATAATCAGGTTCTGGTCTCGATGCTGCAGGCGATGGGACTGCCAGATACCAGCTATGGCGATGCCAGCCTTGGGACAGGCCCCCTCGCCGGACTGCGCGCTTGATATCCGGGGCATGAAAAAAGCGTGGGATATCCAAGGATTTCCCACGCCTTTCGACGCCTTTAACCCACGGACATGCCTTCTCTAAAAAACCCTCCTTAAGTTTTCACCAAATCTTCCGATAGGACAAAAAGCAAGGCATAAGTACATTAGAGGTAGGCATGTTAGAGCTTATAATTTTCTCGTTTTTTATTATGAGTTCCATTCTTCTTGCATTCGCCAGTCGCCTGGCGATCAGCGCGACGCTCACCTTGCTCTTTTTTCTGTTTCTGCCCCTGGGACTCGTGATCGGATGGGCTTTGCCCTATGTGCTGAACTGGGTCCAGAGCTGGATGCCGCGGCGGCATCTGGCGTAAGGCTCGTTCATCTGCCGTAAGGCTCGTTCATCTGGCAAGACGCGTCATTCCAAAGAAAACTGGACTGCGATCGGAGCGCTCTGACTGAGGGGCGCTCCGCTCCCGTCCACAAATTCCTGACTCAGATCCTTCCATGCGATCGGCTTAAAGACGGTATTGCTGCCCGAACGGAAGAGAACCCGATCGAAGGGATTTTCAAACCATCCGAATAAAGTTTCCGCAGGATCCTGAAGTTTAAGCTTCGACTTGATGGTCGGCTGCTTGCTCTTGCCCACTGCGAAGTCACCGATGAGGACGACGGTATGCTCCTCGGGGGATTCGGCATTCACATACTGCACCAATTCCAAAGCCTGAAATTGCCGCGCCGCAACATTAAGCTGGGCCTGACCGGCTTGAAAGTGGGTGTTATAAACATCCAGGATATGACCGTTCACATCGTAACGCATCAGAAGTATGCCCTTCGATTCCTTCTCGTCCACGAAGCTGGCCTGGGCTTTGTAGTAAATCTTTTTCACTTCGATCAAAGGAAAATTGGAAAGACTCGCGAGGCCGGAGTTGCTGCGATTCCACCAGTAGGGTCTTTCATTGAAGTAGTACTTGTTCGGATGGCGGGCAGCGGCCAGAAGAATATCGCAGCTGGTGAAGCAACCCTGAATGCCGGCGATATCGAAGTCATCGAGTTTACTGCCGATGAGCGGCAGATTATTCGCTGAAGCCGTCTCTACCTGGTAGGTCAGTACAGAAAAAGTCAGAGGCGTTTCCGCGGGTTCGGCAGCCAGACCTGGTGCTCCATAATGGAGACTAAAGAGGCACAGAAGGCCCATCCATCGCTTCATATCGGTATCCTTGTCTTGGAAGTTCTTTCCCCTTTGTGCATTTTTTCGGGCGCCACGGTCAATGCAAAGTAGACGATTGCGACAAGATAAAGAGCCCAAACCTACCTCGGAGCCTGTGCGTTTGTGCAAAACAATTCTTTTCGCTTGACAGTTGGTTTAAGAGAACAACGCGTCGCTCGATTCGCCGACCCTACCTTCCTGAGGCTTGGCAAGGCTTTCACCGATTGGAGAACACTCCTACGCTCGAGATGGCGTGGAATTGCCTGGCAAAACAGTGATACTATGGGAGCATGTACTCCGTTTGTTACCGCAGGCGGTGGGATTTCCGCAGCCCTCTGCGTTCAGCTATTTTAAAGGAGCATCCATGGCCAACTATCAATCAGATCTGCGCGACATTAACTTCAACCTCTTTGACGTCCTTCAGGTGCAAAAGCATAGCTATGGACTGGAACGCTCGGATCTTGAAACCATCGTCAGTGAATTTGACAGTTTTGTCGGCAAGGAAATTTTCCCCACCCGCCAGAAGTCAGATGTCAATGGCGCGAAGTGGACCCCTGAGGGTGTGAAAGCTCCGGCCATTTTCCGCGATCCTACCCGCAAATTCTATGAAAATGGCTGGTTTGCCCTGGGTCTGCCCGATACAGTCGGCGGCAGCCCTGTACCCGAAGCCATCACCACCGCCTGTCTTTCGCTGGCAACCGGCGCAAACTGCGCCTGGTCCATGTATCCCGGCCTGACCAAAGCCGCTCTGAACGTGATTCTGCATGTCGGCAGCAAAGAGCAGCAGGCCGTCTATGTTCAGCCGATGGTCGAAGGCCGCTTCGGCGGTACGATGTGTCTGACCGAAGCCGATGCGGGCAGTGACGTCGGTAACCTGCGCTCGACCGCCAAGCCTTTGGGCAACGGTCGCTACTCGATCGAAGGCACCAAGATCTTCATCTCGTCCGGTGACAACGATCTTTATGAAAACATCGTGCACCTCGTGCTCGCCCGCACTCCCGGCGGCGCTCCCGGCACCAAGGGTCTTTCGCTCTTCATCGTGCCGAAATACAAAGTCAAGCCTGACGGCAGCAAGGGCGAATCGAACGATGTGAACTGCAGCAAGATCGAAGAGAAAATGGGCCTGCATGCGAATGCGACCTGCGAACTCGTCTTCGGCAAGAACAAGAAATGCGAAGGCTGGCTCATCGGCGAAGAATTCGATGGCATGAAGAACATGTTCATCATGATGAATGAAGCGCGCCTGTATTGTGGTGTGCAGGGTGAGTCCCAGGCGAACCTCGCCTACCAGCTCACCCATCAGTATGTGTTCGAACGCGTGCAGTTCGGCAAACCCATCATCGAGCATCCTGATGTCCGCCGCACCATGCTGAAGATGAGAGCCATGGCCCGCGGTCTGCGCGCGCTTTGCCTTTACACCGCCGACCTCTTTGATCGCAAGGAAGAGGATGAAGTGGGCCTTCTGACCCCGATCTGCAAAGCCTATGCTTCCGACGAAGCCATGCGTCTTTCCAGTGATGCGGTTCAAAGCCATGGCGGCTACGGCTTCTGCACTGAATACGGCATCGAGCAGTTCATGCGCGATATTAAAATCGCCGCCATCTATGAAGGCACCAACGCGATCCAGGCGATCGACTTCGTGATGCGGAAAATTTTGAAGGATAACGGCAAGACCTTCGGCAACCTCGGCAAGAAAATCATGGCCAGCATGCAAAAGCCCGACGCGCAGAAGCTCTTCCCGGCTGAACTCCAGACCCTCGGACTTTCCCTGCAGAAAGCTCAGGAGATCCTTCATAACTTCGGCAAGCTTGCGATGGCCGGTAAAATGGATGCGGTGCTCCTGCACTGCTCGGACTTCCTGAAGTACGCTGGTCACATCGTGACGGCATGGCGTCTTCTGGAGCACGCGCTCCTGGCAGAAAGCAAAATGGCGAGCGCCAGCGGCGAGGAAAAAGCCTTCCTGCAGACCAAGCAGCAGGACTTCCGCATTTTCTGCCAGTTCTTCGTGACGGAAAATATCGGCCTCGGCAAGCTCCTGGCCAACACCGACATTGACCTGACCTACAAAGCCTAAAAGTCAAAGCCCCGGAAAGTTCCGGGGCTTTTTTTTCATTCGCTTCCTATATCAATCAGCGGTACTGACTGCACGGCAATGAAAAGGGAAAAAGCCCAAGGCCCGAGCACCGCACCCGCCACGCCGAAGACCGCGATCCCCCCCACGATCGACATGAAGAGCCAGAAGAACGGCATATCGGTGGCCCCGGAACTCGATCCTTTCATAAGGAGCGGCCGCAGGACGTTATCCGCAAGCCCAATGACGATCGACATGCCCAGTATGAAAATTCCGGCAAATACCCGGTCGTGATAGAAGGACCAGATCGCTGCCGAGATCATGACCGGCGCCGTTCCAAAAACGGGTATGAACGAGAGGAAGAACGCGAGCGCGCCCCACAGATAAAACTTCGGAACGCCAAAGACCGCCAGGGTCAGCACCACCATCAAAGACTGCACCAAAGACAGGACAATGCTCGCAAGCACCATCGCGCGCAGAACATCGCCCAGGGTCGAGGCCAGCATTCCCCGCTGCTCACCCCAAGGGATGAGCCTAGGCAGAAGAGCCTGACGCTGACGTTTGCCATAGACGAGGAAGTAAACCCAGGCCATCCAGGTGACGAAAAGAAAGAGCAGAAGTTCTGGAGTCGCACTCAAAGCCGATCCCAAAAATCCGGCGATGTTGCGAAGCATCGGCTGCATAAATTCACGTAGGCGGCCCTGCATATCGGCGAAAGAGAGATTAAAGCCTGTGCTCTGCAGGAGCGGGGTGATTTTCATATCCATCCAGCTCAGGATCTTGTATCCGGTTTCAACGGCGGATTCATTGCCGCTCATGCCTTCCCAAAAGCTTAAGAGCTCTTTGGTCGCCGACCATGTAAGCAGCATCAGAGGCACAATGAAGAGCCCTTGGACCACAGCCACCATGCCGACAGCCACCGCCCAACGCCAGATCGGTCGCGTCAGACGCCAGCGTTCAATCAAACGCTCCACAGGGCCTTCACAAAGATAGGCAAGCGTGATGCCGGTAGCCATGGGGAACCAAAAAGGTTTGAGCACGATCAGGCAAAACACGACGACCAGAACAAAGAAAACCCGCCGCCGAAGCTGCATGCAGTCCCCCAAACAGAATAAAAAAAGGCTGGAAGCCCCACCCTCAGATACTTATTAGCATCCTCCGGGCTGTGCATCCAGCCTTTGAATCTTACCGATTCAATCTTAGTAGCGGCCACCGCGCGAGCGGTTGTTATATCCACCGCCGCCGCCGCCGCCGCCTTCACGAGGCGCCATAGGCTTGGCTTCGTTGACGGTCAAAGGACGGCCCGAGAAATCCTGGCCGTTGAAACGGTCGATAGCGGCCGTTGCTTCGGCATCGCTCGACATTTCAACAAAACCAAAACCTTTGCTACGGCCGGTTTCACGGTCAAAGATAACTTTGGCCGACTCAACCTGACCAACTTCCGAAAATGTGTCCATGAGGACCTGATCGGTTGCAGAGAAGGGAAGATTGCCGACGTATAATTTTTTGCCCATGAGAACCTCCTTAAGGCCAGGGCGCCACTAAAGAGGACTGAGGCACAAGACCCGAACTCAGTAGAAGCAGAGTGACACTATCTCGTACTCTAGCAGGAATTTGGACACATGTCCTCCTGCTTTCCAAAAAAAATTTTTACCAGGTCAGGACCGCTTACTCCCCCACCACAACGGGTAGCGTGACACTGGGTGCCTCGTAAACGACATCAACTTTCAACTGCACGCGACCATTCAATGGAACATCCAAAGCAGCATCGACCACCTCATAAAGCTTACTGCCGCCCGGTCCAAAAACCGTCAGCGTGTAAGCATAACGCGAACCAGCGATCAGATTCAGGCGATCGCTGAGGGCATAACTGCCGTCCTTGAGGATCAGGCTCGTTTCAAAGCGGCCGCTGCCCTCCAAGGCAACACTCAGTCGGACGTCCTGGACCCATTTTTGATTGCCGGCCTCGCTGGCCGTCGTCACCGCCTGAAGAAATCCACGAACCACAGCGGCCTCGTCGTCCTTGACCTGTGTATTATTAGGAGGCATCTTCGGAACGCCATCACCCCCGGTGAAGGACTTCGTCATCTTGCCGAGAATTTGAGCGAGGGATTCGCCAGCCGCATTCTTATAAGGATAACTTTGCAGGTCCAGTCCTGCGGAAGGACGGGCTCCACTGTTATGACAGGATTGGCATTTGTAGTTTTTCAAAAGAGCCCGCACGGCCTCGGGCTCGGTGGGTGTGGTCGCGGGGGTCTCGGGAAAATTCACAAGCTGAAGCGCAAGACTCAGATCGAGGTCGACTGCAGTGGGCAAAAGCGGTTTCAGGAT
Encoded here:
- a CDS encoding DUF1552 domain-containing protein produces the protein MIQRTRRAILKDLGLLASTPLLGNLGLSLFPMDEAFGQTVGGKPLKFLAISFPHGAVNGDWEPKRLPDGSFTLLESKVLAPLEPFKNRLAIFSGLGHETLKPNGSLSSSSAHAGLAASFTGLASGDSKGSSASLDYALSQHLFKSDKVLRVGCFLSYNAAQGLDDTPSEICYSGAGDSNRLSVIAHPQKSFDKAFAAFTSSAPTAEETSKKQAEENINNLVKKQLARLEKRLKGDELNLLLKHQQTIEGLGKGVNAFTCQAKPSINTAGFTAAEASMATLTQRQADVVAAALACGTVSLASIEIMSRSHGSYNMSTVIKNDALTQIKDPSALLNSTNFHNDVAHKLNTEGNFNTEEQRAFNQSQRWYMEQIAYILGQLDARGILDSTVVMIGTEMGHPQHFGDAAVFMLAGGGFKMGRWFEHKAEKVQTYQHRCTPHNHLLVNVAQRFGMTANTFGDNRFTGGLPADTRGQMLEPIA
- a CDS encoding DUF1592 domain-containing protein; the protein is MRDQLRRIPPIGLVALALLTGCLQKQEPEVSKRTSEAGSEEPTDDEEPRLLAEPTLNPSAIRANLEKIFAKESSCAETPTVSSKRQLRLLTRDEYNRSVNDVFRLYADYRGAIPVEQKVLGFSNNSQFALVSSDHASAYDKTAKELAQQIVGREWNRLIGCPVTDGAACAEKFIRAYGPKIWRRPLAEDEVKGLLRVHQVGSEISATAGMELLVRGLLTSPHFLYRSETGENGKLTAFEMASALSYFFWGSTPDDELLKLAGTGELLQDETLVAQARRLLQDNRAKEGMKAFANAWLNYSAVLSVNKDASRYPNFDYSVRTGMARETEDFFDFVVRRKQAGFTELFTANYSFGDPRLADFYQAQLSPEGDLQKMTFPGQPRLGILGHGSVLASLAYATETGPIQRGKFVREHILCDMLMPPPPDLMIMVPAPKEGATTRERFAAHTAVAACRGCHVKIDGVGFSMEDFDAVGLFRSMDSGKPVDASGQVFALDGKNVDINGGRELSLALATSTRAKQCFVVQTWRMAQGRLESAEDVCSLRQLSSTFVEQNMSLAQLLIKMITDPSYLERSR
- a CDS encoding DUF1552 domain-containing protein; the encoded protein is MKTLHAELDRRRLLRYLGNAALALPFTRVLLEERLFGATPAKRALMIYFPDGIIKERWHPTGSGRDFEFQPMTAPLKAVRDDVILVKNVNYATEGSHEGGAAYILSGVKGHSGGISLDTYLGEKFKSNVILPVVRLGVGANFQTGSHISYFAPGSASPIEDNPAKAFYNIFGGASGSADPVTKNKLLAAEMSILDLSMNDIKGLQNKLGSVEKQKLDVHLEALRELERRVQSAAGGPVAGACTKEVDMRGLSFPQPDHTYPPGPHKNEYFAVIGDIMTDLAVQVLACGVTNVLYFQWSHPVSPTAFNFPGGVDVARGHHDISHYGDLNGSGAQDFIKAQAWYTDRIAKLLGRLKAIKEGDQSLLYNTAAMALTEIADSNLHDFKNVGLILAGQAGGNWNTGRCLDGLGASHNQVLVSMLQAMGLPDTSYGDASLGTGPLAGLRA
- a CDS encoding acyl-CoA dehydrogenase codes for the protein MANYQSDLRDINFNLFDVLQVQKHSYGLERSDLETIVSEFDSFVGKEIFPTRQKSDVNGAKWTPEGVKAPAIFRDPTRKFYENGWFALGLPDTVGGSPVPEAITTACLSLATGANCAWSMYPGLTKAALNVILHVGSKEQQAVYVQPMVEGRFGGTMCLTEADAGSDVGNLRSTAKPLGNGRYSIEGTKIFISSGDNDLYENIVHLVLARTPGGAPGTKGLSLFIVPKYKVKPDGSKGESNDVNCSKIEEKMGLHANATCELVFGKNKKCEGWLIGEEFDGMKNMFIMMNEARLYCGVQGESQANLAYQLTHQYVFERVQFGKPIIEHPDVRRTMLKMRAMARGLRALCLYTADLFDRKEEDEVGLLTPICKAYASDEAMRLSSDAVQSHGGYGFCTEYGIEQFMRDIKIAAIYEGTNAIQAIDFVMRKILKDNGKTFGNLGKKIMASMQKPDAQKLFPAELQTLGLSLQKAQEILHNFGKLAMAGKMDAVLLHCSDFLKYAGHIVTAWRLLEHALLAESKMASASGEEKAFLQTKQQDFRIFCQFFVTENIGLGKLLANTDIDLTYKA
- a CDS encoding AI-2E family transporter, which produces MQLRRRVFFVLVVVFCLIVLKPFWFPMATGITLAYLCEGPVERLIERWRLTRPIWRWAVAVGMVAVVQGLFIVPLMLLTWSATKELLSFWEGMSGNESAVETGYKILSWMDMKITPLLQSTGFNLSFADMQGRLREFMQPMLRNIAGFLGSALSATPELLLFLFVTWMAWVYFLVYGKRQRQALLPRLIPWGEQRGMLASTLGDVLRAMVLASIVLSLVQSLMVVLTLAVFGVPKFYLWGALAFFLSFIPVFGTAPVMISAAIWSFYHDRVFAGIFILGMSIVIGLADNVLRPLLMKGSSSGATDMPFFWLFMSIVGGIAVFGVAGAVLGPWAFSLFIAVQSVPLIDIGSE
- a CDS encoding RNA recognition motif domain-containing protein gives rise to the protein MGKKLYVGNLPFSATDQVLMDTFSEVGQVESAKVIFDRETGRSKGFGFVEMSSDAEATAAIDRFNGQDFSGRPLTVNEAKPMAPREGGGGGGGGYNNRSRGGRY